In one window of Erinaceus europaeus chromosome 17, mEriEur2.1, whole genome shotgun sequence DNA:
- the LOC107522290 gene encoding cytochrome c oxidase subunit 8A, mitochondrial: MSVFAPLLLRGLTGAARRLPVPRAQVHSKPPREQLGIMDKAIGLTACFLCFLLPGGWVLSHLENYKRRE, translated from the exons ATGTCTGTGTTCGCGCCGCTGCTGCTCCGGGGCCTGACGGGCGCGGCCCGGAGGCTGCCCGTGCCGCGTGCACAGGTGCATTCCAAGCCTCCGCGGGAGCAGCTGGGGATCATG GACAAGGCCATCGGGCTCACCGCCTGCTTCCTGTGTTTCCTCCTGCCCGGGGGCTGGGTGCTATCCCACCTGGAGAACTACAAGCGTCGGGAGTGA
- the NAA40 gene encoding N-alpha-acetyltransferase 40 isoform X1, with translation MRGPGPAVALQPPPPPPPPPPLPPPPCRQVLERRAPGPPPPLPPWGQRTQEGRGRQGAAPAALLHSLWTPPPPQRKSSKAKEKKQKRLEERAAMDAVCAKVEAANRLEDPLEAFPVFKKYDRNGLNVSIECKRVSGLEPAALDWAFDLTKTNMRSMYEQSEWGWKDREKREEMTDDRAWYLIAWEDGSVPVAFSHFRFDVECGDEVLYCYEVQLESRVRRKGLGKFLIQILQLVANSTQMKKVMLTVFKHNQGAYQFFREALQFEVDDSSPSMSGCCGEECSYEILSRRTKFGDSQHSHSGGHCGSCCH, from the exons ATGCGCGGTCCGGGGCCCGCCGTCGCTCttcagccgccgccgccgccgccgccgccgccgccgttgCCGCCTCCTCCCTGCCGGCAAGTGCTTGAAAGAAGAGCTCCCGGGCCGCCGCCGCCGTTGCCGCCATGGGG acagagaactcaagaaggaagagggagacagggagcagcacctgcagccctgcttcacagcttatggactccccctcccccgcag AGGAAGTCGAGCAAAGCcaaggagaagaagcagaagcggcTGGAGGAGCGAGCGGCCATGGACGCCGTCTGTGCCAAAGTGGAAGCGGCCAACAGG CTCGAAGACCCCTTAGAGGCTTTCCCCGTGTTCAAGAAGTATGATCGAAACGG GCTGAACGTCTCCATCGAGTGCAAGCGCGTGTCAGGGCTGGAGCCGGCCGCCTTGGACTGGGCCTTCGACCTGACCAAGACCAACATGCGGTCCAT GTATGAGCAGAGCGAGTGGGGCTGGAAGGACCGTGAGAAGCGGGAGGAGATGACGGACGACCGGGCCTGGTACCTCATCGCCTGGGAGGACGGCTCTGTCCCCGTCGCCTTCTCTCACTTCCGCTTCGACGTGGAGTGCGGGGACGAAGTCCTGTACTG CTACGAGGTGCAGCTGGAGAGCAGGGTGCGGCGGAAAGGCCTGGGCAAGTTCCTCATCCAGATCCTGCAGCTCGTGGCCAACAG CACACAGATGAAGAAAGTGATGCTGACGGTGTTTAAGCATAACCAGGGGGCCTACCAGTTCTTCAGAGAAGCGCTTCA gtttGAGGTGGACGACTCTTCCCCCAGCATGTCGGGCTGCTGCGGCGAGGAGTGTTCCTACGAGATCCTGAGCCGGAGGACCAAGTTTGGGGACAGCCAGCACTCCCACTCGGGCGGCCACTGTGGCAGCTGCTGCCACTGA
- the NAA40 gene encoding N-alpha-acetyltransferase 40 isoform X2 has translation MGRKSSKAKEKKQKRLEERAAMDAVCAKVEAANRLEDPLEAFPVFKKYDRNGLNVSIECKRVSGLEPAALDWAFDLTKTNMRSMYEQSEWGWKDREKREEMTDDRAWYLIAWEDGSVPVAFSHFRFDVECGDEVLYCYEVQLESRVRRKGLGKFLIQILQLVANSTQMKKVMLTVFKHNQGAYQFFREALQFEVDDSSPSMSGCCGEECSYEILSRRTKFGDSQHSHSGGHCGSCCH, from the exons ATGGGG AGGAAGTCGAGCAAAGCcaaggagaagaagcagaagcggcTGGAGGAGCGAGCGGCCATGGACGCCGTCTGTGCCAAAGTGGAAGCGGCCAACAGG CTCGAAGACCCCTTAGAGGCTTTCCCCGTGTTCAAGAAGTATGATCGAAACGG GCTGAACGTCTCCATCGAGTGCAAGCGCGTGTCAGGGCTGGAGCCGGCCGCCTTGGACTGGGCCTTCGACCTGACCAAGACCAACATGCGGTCCAT GTATGAGCAGAGCGAGTGGGGCTGGAAGGACCGTGAGAAGCGGGAGGAGATGACGGACGACCGGGCCTGGTACCTCATCGCCTGGGAGGACGGCTCTGTCCCCGTCGCCTTCTCTCACTTCCGCTTCGACGTGGAGTGCGGGGACGAAGTCCTGTACTG CTACGAGGTGCAGCTGGAGAGCAGGGTGCGGCGGAAAGGCCTGGGCAAGTTCCTCATCCAGATCCTGCAGCTCGTGGCCAACAG CACACAGATGAAGAAAGTGATGCTGACGGTGTTTAAGCATAACCAGGGGGCCTACCAGTTCTTCAGAGAAGCGCTTCA gtttGAGGTGGACGACTCTTCCCCCAGCATGTCGGGCTGCTGCGGCGAGGAGTGTTCCTACGAGATCCTGAGCCGGAGGACCAAGTTTGGGGACAGCCAGCACTCCCACTCGGGCGGCCACTGTGGCAGCTGCTGCCACTGA